A stretch of Malassezia japonica chromosome 6, complete sequence DNA encodes these proteins:
- a CDS encoding uncharacterized protein (CAZy:GT15; COG:G; EggNog:ENOG503NUKP; TransMembrane:1 (i12-31o)) — protein MLESVVRRPQRLLFVLIAFMVILFFSTYLSLSSWGSEQVRTHYETLKAAFQKNQTHAPSTVQTDLTGLTGGASSGSPSRTFMDGVKTVEDLRKYAVKGKDGNLYPPQFVPSEVNKMPRAKAGFIVLVRNNELEDMRKSMRDVEDRFNRKYGYPWIFLNNEPFSEEFKAGVKKMTRSEVRFGYIPPEMWGYPDWIDQDYAAKQRKKMTDEGVIYGWSESYRHMCRFQSGFFWRHNLTMDLDFYWRVEPGIKLFCDLDYDPFVFMQLNDKKYGFTISLHEYVATIPTLWDETKKFMKAHPDYLAKDHALHFMTDEPERLLEPGYNMCHFWSNFEIADLRFWRGQQYTEYFDHLDKAGGFFYERWGDAPVHSIAAVLFLNRSQIHHFNDIGYYHGPWTHCPKNRGLFHDNGKCLCNPEDSADYDNFMCMKEWWRTSIEGDPNKL, from the exons ATGCTGGAGAGTGTGGTGCGCaggccgcagcgcctgctgtTCGTGCTGATCGCATTCATGGTAATCCTATTCTTTTCTACGTACCTCTCCCTGTCGTCGTGGGGCAgcgagcaggtgcgcacgcactACGAGACGCTCAAAGCGGCGTTCCAAAAGAACCAAACGCACGCGCCGTCCACGGTCCAGACGGATCTGACGGGCCTTacgggcggcgcatcgagcggatcgccgtcgcgcacgttTATGGATGGTGTCAAGACCGTGGAGGATCTGCGCAAGTACGCGGTCAAGGGCAAGGACGGCAACCTCTATCCGCCCCAGTTTGTGCCTTCGGAAGTGAACAAGATGCCGCGTGCCAAGGCGGGCTTTAtcgtgctcgtgcgcaacAACGAGCTGGAGGACATGCGAAAGAGTATGCGCGATG TCGAGGACCGCTTCAACCGCAAGTACGGCTACCCCTGGATCTTTTTGAACA ATGAGCCCTTTTCGGAAGAGTTCAAGGCGGGCGTTAAGAAAATGACGCGTTCCGAGGTGCGCTTCGGCTACATTCCCCCGGAGATGTGGGGCTACCCCGACTGGATCGACCAGGACTATGCcgccaagcagcgcaagaAGATGACCGATGAGGGTGTGATTTACGGATGGTCCGAGTCGTACCGTCACATGTGCCGCTTCCAGAGCGGTTTCTTCTGGCGCCACAACCTTACGATGGACCTCGACTTTTACTGGCGTGTCGAGCCGGGTATCAAGCTCTTTTGCGATCTCGACTACGATCCGTTCGTGTTTATGCAGCTCAACGACAAGAAGTACGGCTTCACCATCTCCCTGCACGAGTACGTCGCGACGATCCCGACGCTCTGGGACGAGACGAAGAAGTTTATGAAGGCGCACCCGGACtacctcgccaaggaccACGCGCTGCACTTTATGACggacgagcccgagcgcTTGCTGGAGCCGGGCTACAACATGTGCCATTTCTGGAGCAACTTTGAGATCGCCGATCTGCGTTTCTGGCGCGGCCAGCAGTACACCGAGTACTTTGACCACCTCGACAAGGCCGGCGGCTTTTTCTACGAGCGCtggggcgacgcgcccgtgCACAGTATCGCGGCGGTGCTGTTCCTGAACCGCTCGCAGATCCACCACTTTAACGACATCGGCTACTACCACGGGCCCTGGACACACTGCCCCAAGAACCGCGGACTGTTCCACGACAATGGCAAGTGTTTGTGTAACCCCGAAGAC TCCGCCGATTACGACAACTTCATGTGCATGAAGGAGTGGTGGCGCACCTCCATTGAGGGCGACCCGAACAAGTTGTAG
- a CDS encoding uncharacterized protein (EggNog:ENOG503NVB8; COG:A): MLRDTGGEIALLRAISTYRPLGLHRHFNMISIIHNLQNAPAEDDAPKGALSAADVWAKLGEFYDLEGLNELDDGSDDEDAPEWLRNYEEHATMLAKNEAARTRVLENDDEEEFGLHPSDAFEAIVAPRRLEKGESAKKVVPPSDDDDLSEMDSEGDHTNEGARTRTRADARRTRKQADEESQETPASPDGGHRSKRRRTQNEDTPEAPARPITRRQRQLEDEAQDEAAPDEAHESDTPVAGSTRSGRATPMRRAASSAAPTPEPHRVAQTRAANKNAANERRAARAVSHHGTGVVRESERPRSVSVQGGGGRDPLELDGRLSFRSYVQYMQDQGLAKDLDTDEAWHEAYKVYKAEHKRRQLWAFFLEHKDQAWFREKYAPDEDQARLRHARRRAGCAGPAAWVRELEDGALDRVSMDLGEERTGGVLYTVTNRAGNKEHFDTEALPIPPDTEHSLLVRAWPPELPRSDLEAHLQTYPGFRYAALLEPIVQRNWQRAGIAVFEEDVDVRAAVAALDGHRFGEFALHLAVVDRPSSSRLRIAPGSTNAPERLAHDLAQARRLVHKLQSEIGDISEAKEALAAIERRVAHLGLDASARPEAACKKELDLVLDLLRTVYHCDYYLGLHCDFAEELVRRSAYHVRRQEASDEEQNDASWMDHLDKKIALLLDPAATAELGAIDKDAETNRVVDLYSAQVEAGKFQCRVLSPNGICAKLFKTREHLAKHIHNKHAPVLAAASGGRAAHADYFNRYLADPMRTAPTAHGAPEVRVRAPPPPEPPSEPVGYRDLDAGGAQEPLELQY, translated from the exons aTGCTGCGAGACACGGGCGGCGAgatcgcgctgctgcgcgccatCTCGACGTACCGCCCGCTGGGGCTGCACCGGCACTTTAATATGATTTCCATCATACATAATCTGCAGAATGCGCCCGCAGAAGACGACGCGCCAAAGGGCGCGCTGAGCGCAGCCGATGTCTGGGCGAAGCTCGGCGAATTCTACGACCTCGAAGGGCTGAACGAGCTC GACGATGGGAGCGATGACGAGGATGCGCCAGAGTGGCTGCGCAACTACGAGGAGCATGCGACGATGCTCGCCAAGAACGAGGCCGCACGGACGCGGGTCCTAGAGAatgacgacgaggaagagTTCGGCCTACACCCGTCCGACGCCTTTGAGGCGATCGTTGCACCACGGCGCTTGGAAAAGGGCGAGAGCGCGAAAAAGGTCGTGCCGCCAAGCGACGATGACGACCTCTCCGAGATGGACTCGGAGGGCGACCATACCAACGAAGGCGCCCGCACACGGACACGCGCGGATGCCCGGCGCACACGGAAACAGGCCGACGAAGAGTCGCAAGAgacgccggcgtcgccggaCGGCGGCCACCGCTccaagcggcggcgcacccaAAACGAAGATACACCGGAAGCCCCTGCACGGCCCATCACacggcggcagcgccagctcgaggacgaggcgcaggacgaggcggcgcccgacgaggcgcacgagtcCGACACGCCGGTCGCAGgcagcacacgcagcgggcgtgcgacgccgatgcgccgcgccgcctcgagcgccgcaccgacgcCGGAGCCGCACCGCGTGGCGCAgacacgcgccgcgaaCAAGAACGCGGCTA acgagcggcgcgcggcgcgcgccgtatCGCACCACGGCACTGGCGTGGtgcgcgagagcgagcggccgcgcagcgtctcggtcCAAGGAGGCGGGGGACGCGACcccctcgagctcgacgggcGCCTGTCGTTCCGCAGCTATGTACAATACATGCAGGACCAAGGCCTCGCCAAGGACCTCGATACGGACGAGGCATGGCACGAAGCGTACAAGGTGTACAAGGCCGAGCACAAGCGCAGGCAGCTCTGGGCGTTTTTCCTCGAACACAAGGACCAGGCATGGTTCCGCGAAAAGTACGCGCCGGACGAAGACCAGGCGCGtctgcggcacgcgcgccggcgcgcagggTGCGCAGGCCCCGCGGCGTgggtgcgcgagctcgaggacggGGCGCTGGACCGCGTGTCGATGGACCTCGGCGAAGAGCGCACGGGCGGCGTCCTGTACACGGTAACGAACCGCGCCGGAAACAAAGAGCACTTTGataccgaggcgctgccgaTTCCCCCGGACACGGAGCACTCGCTGCTTGTGCGTGCGTGGCCGCCGGAGCTGCCACGCAGCGACCTTGAAGCGCACCTGCAGACGTACCCCGGATTCCggtacgccgcgctgctcgagccgaTCGTGCAGCGCAACTGGCAGCGTGCCGGCATTGCGGTGTTTGAGGAGGATGTCGACGTCCGTGCCGCcgttgcggcgctggaTGGGCACCGCTTTGGCGAgtttgcgctgcacctcgccgtcgtcgaccgcccGTCAAGCAGCCGACTGCGTATCGCGCCTGGGTCGACCAATGCGCCAGAGCGGCTCGCCCACGACCTGGcacaggcgcggcgcctcgtgcacAAGCTTCAAAGCGAGATTGGCGACATAAGCGAggccaaagaggcgcttgcggcgatcgagcgccgtgtcgcgcacctcggcctcgacgcgagcgcgcgtcCGGAGGCGGCG TGCAAAAAAGAGCTGGATCTCGTGCTGGACTTGCTGCGGACCGTCTACCACTGCGACTACTACCTCGGCCTGCACTGCGActttgccgaggagctcgtgcgccgcagtgcGTATCATGTGCGCCGCCAGGaagcgagcgacgaggagcagaaCGACGCGTCGTGGATGGACCACCTCGACAAGAAGATTgccctgctcctcgaccccgcggccaccgccgagctcggggcGATCGACAAGGatgc GGAAACGAatcgcgtcgtcgacctgTACAGTGCCCAGGTCGAGGCGGGCAAGTTTCAGTGCCGCGTGCTGAGCCCCAACGGGATCTGTGCCAAGCTCTTCAagacgcgcgagcacctcgcgaAGCACATCCATAACAAGCACGCGCCCGtcttggccgcggcgagcggcgggcGTGCGGCACAT GCGGACTACTTTAATCGCTACCTCGCCGATccgatgcgcaccgcgcccacggcgcacggcgcgcccgaggtacgggtgcgtgcgccgccgccgcccgagccgccgagcgagccggtGGGCTACCGCGACCTGGACGCAGGGGGCGCGCAGGAGCCGCTCGAGTTGCAGTACTAG